The following nucleotide sequence is from Longimicrobium sp..
CGTACGCCGGGTCGTTGAGGAAGACCCGCCCCCTGGACCCGAACCCCTCCAGCACCAGGAAGTGGTTGAAGTTCCAGTGCACGATCATGGGGAGCGGCATGCGGCGCAGCGCCGCGGGCTCCAGCTTGTACCCCTTGGAGGTGAGCCCGAAGGTGCGGGCCGCGCGCACGATGTTGCTGGCCTTGCTCCCGTCGCGCGAGATGCCGCAGGCGATGCGCAGCTCCTCCAGCGGCACGTAGCGCCCATGGTGGGCCAGGATCATGGCGAGCGAGGCGCCCCCGCACTCCACCGCCTCCATCTGGAGCACGGTGGGCACGCGGCGGCGCCGGGGCGAGGGTGGGGCGTCCTCGCCGCCGGCGCGGCCCCGCGCGCGTTCCAGGAGCGCGGTCATCGCCCGGCTCGCGACGCGAGGTCGGCCGGCCCGGCGGCGCCGATCCCCAGGAAGCGGCGGAGCTGCGGCACCACCAGCAGGATGGGCCGGCGGCGCTCCACCACGATGTTGGCGTCGGCCAGCGTGCCGCTCTGGATGCGGATGGGCGGGCCGCTGGACGACGACCAGCGGTACTGCGTGGCGCTGGCCGCGTCGGGAATCAGGTCGGCGTGCACCTCGTAGGGCGCGTCCTGCCCTGAGAGCGCCGTCACCAGTTGAGCGTTCTTGAGCACGCGCTGCATCCCCTGCGGCGTGCTGGGGAAGTCGGAGGCGTACGTCACCCGACCCAGCAGGTAGCCGTACTCCTCCTTCTTGACCGTGGAGGGGACGATCTGGATCTCCATCCCCGGCTTGATCTTCTTGCCGTGCAGCGAGGGGACGTAGACCACCGCCTCCAGGTTCTTGACCGCCTTGCCGGCCAGGCTCACCGTCATGATGGGCTCGCCGCGGTCCACCAGACCGCCCTGCTCGGCCATCACCTCCAGCACGCGCCCCGTGTACGGCGAGGTCACCTCGGACTGCAGGCGCAGGTCGTTCTCCAGCTTTTCCAGGTTGCGCTCGGCCTCGTGCAGCTGGTTGCGGCTGGCGAGGAGCTCCTGCTCCTTCTGGTTGCCGGCCTGCAGGCTCTCCACGTTCAGCTGCACCAGCTGGCTGCGGTCCGCGCGGATGCGCTCCTTCACCGTCTCGTGCTCCTGGCGGGAGCGGAGGAGGTTCTGCCGCGTCATCAGCCCCTGCTGCACCAGCCGCTCCTCGTTGGCGATGCGCTCGGTGAGCGCCGCCAGCGTGGCCTCGGAGGCCTGGATCGACTGTTCCAGGTTGGTGCGGCGCTGCGCCTGCGAGGCGGCCTGCAGCTGCCGGTCGCGGTCCACGAACGACCCCACGCGGCGGTACTGCCCCTCCAGCTCGGCCACGCGCGAGCGGGCGTTCCTCACCTGCTCGCTCAGCTCCGGCTGCGACAGGCGGGCGATGACCTGCCCCTCGCGGATGGTGTCGCCCACGCGGATGGAGAGGTCGGATACGAGGCCGCCGCTCTGGGCGACCACCTCGTACACGCCGCCGCTGCGCAGCAGGATGGCCTGCGCCGCGATGCGCTCGGGGATGCTCCCCACCACGCTCCACGCGATGGCGACCACCAGGAGCGCCGCCAGCCCCGTGAGCGCCAGCCACCCCTTGGGCGTGGCCACCTGCATGAGCTCGTCGAGCTGGTCGGGCGAACCCAGGCGGTCGAGCGCGACCTTTCGGAAGATGTCCGGCTTGGCCATAACACCGTTCGTGGGCTGATGGTGAGCGGGTGCGCTACTGCCGCGGAGCGGCGGGCGCCCACGACGTGATGCGTTCCGGGTCCGCGGCGGCCTCTCCGTCGCCGTCGCCCAGCAGGGCGCCGGTGTGGAAGCGCAGCTGGGCGACCGCCACCGCGTAGCGCCGCCGGGTGCCGATCCAGCCGAGGAGCGCGCCGGTGCGCCCGTCCTCCACCTGGATGACCTCCAGGAGGGTGGAGGTGCCCAGCTTGAACTTCTCGTTCTCGCTCTCCACCGAAAGCCGGTGCAGCCGCACCGCCTCGCGCGAGATCTCCAGCTCCTCAACGGCGCGGCGCAGCGATTCGGCCGCGAGCGCCGCGTCCAGCGCGATCTGCCGCGTGAGCTCGTCCAGGAAGAGGGATGCGCGCCGGTCCGCGGCGGTGCTCCGCATCACCTGCCCCGCCGCCACGTTGCGCGTCAGCGGCAGCGCGTACGACAGCGCCACCTGCGCGTTGAAGCCGTGCGTGCTGGCGTAGAAGGGCGAGAAGAGCCGCTCGAACTGCGCCCCGCTCTCCAGCCCGGTGTAGCCCACGCCCACGCTCAGGTCCACGCGCGGCGCCGCCTCGCTGCGGCTTCCGCGCAACGACGCGCGCGCGGCGGCCACGCGGCTGCGCGCAGCATCCAGGTCCGCGCGCCGCTGCAGCGCCTCGGCCACGCTCGCCTCCTCGGCGGGGACGGCGGCGGCACCGCCCGGCGGCGCGATGGGGAGCGAGTCGGCCGGGAGCGGCAGCGTGGCGAAGCTCTCCGCGCCGAGCCCCACCGCCCGCACCAGCGCCTGCCGCGCGGACGACACCGACCCCTCGCCGCCCAGCCGCGCGGCGCGCTTGGAGGCCAGGCTGGCCTGCACGGCGAGCCGGTCCGACGCGGGGCGGGCGTCGGCCGCGATCAGCGTCTCCGTCTGCCCGACCAGCGTGCGGGCCCGCTCTTCGGACTCACGCAGCACGTCCAGCGACTGGAGGGCGGCCACGTAGCCCCAGTACGCCGTGACCGCGTCCAGCACGCGCAGCGCCTGCAGCTGGCGAAGCTCGCCGCGGCTGGCGTCGAGCGAGGCGGAGGCGGCGCGCTCGCCGGCGCGCAGCCCTCCCCCGCCCCGCCCCCGCCCCAGCGGCACCAGCAGGTCCAGCCGCGCCACCCCGGTGTTGCGCGTGGGCGCCCCCTCCGCGTCGATCCCCTGGCGGTTGTAGGAGAGGCTGGGCGAGAGCACGAGCCCCGGCCGCAGGCGCCAGTCCACCCCCGCCGTGTAGTCCAGCCCGCGGCTCTGTGTGGTGGAAGGCCCCGTCTCCGCGTTGCCGAGCGAGGGGTTCCCCGCGCGCTCGCTGGTGACGCTGGCGAGCGCCTGCGGGTCGAAAGCGCCCCTGGCCTGGCGGAGCGTGCCCTCCTGCGCGTGCACGTCCCACTGCCCCAGCGCGATGTCCGCGTTGCGGGCCAGGGTGGCGCGGACCACTTCGGCCAGGGTGAGGCGCGGGCCGGGCGGGGCCTGCTGCGCGCGCAGGGGCGCGCTCCCGGCGCCCAGGGCCAGGAGGAGGATGCCGAACCGGCTCGCCGCGTTGCTCATCTCGCACCTGCCCGGAGCTGGGGTATCTTCGTCGGCGGGCATCCCCGTCCGATTCGCCGCATCATCGTTCACCCTCGCGGAGCGGGCGAAGGCCACTGAGCCGCGCGAGATCCGCCCTCGGGTGCATCCCTCGACCGCCTTTCCGTCGTCCCGACGCGCCACTTCGTGGCGGCCGCGCCGCCTCACGCGAGCGGAGCCAGCGCCGGCCGTACGCGCGGGGCGAGCTGGTGCCAGGCCAGCGGGAGCCACGCGGTGAACGTCTCCGGGTAGTCGCGGAGGGCGGCTTCCAGGGCGTCCACCGGGCACCACCGCCAGGCGCCCACCTCGGAGGGGTCGGGAAGCGGCACGCCGCTCCAGACGCCGGAGAATACGTGGTCGAGCTCGTGCTCCACGAGGCCGTTGCCCAGCTCGGCGCGGTAGGTGAAGTGCCCGGCGCCGGCCAGCGCGCAGTCGAAGCCCATCTCCTCGCGCAGCCTGCGGTGCGCCGCATCCTCCACCGCCTCGCCGGGGCGGGGATGGCTGCAGCAGGTGTTCGACCAGAGGCCGCCCGAGTGGTACTTGCCGTCCGCGCGCCGCTGCAGGAGGAGCGAGCCCGCCGCGTCGAAGACGAACACGGAGAAGGCGCGGTGAAGGAGCCCCTCCTGGTGCGCCCGCAGCTTTCCCGCGGTGCCCACCGGGGCATCGTGCGCGTCCACCAGCACCACCTCGCCGTCCAGGTCGCCGTGCATGTCAGACGGCCACGGCGAGCGGCGCCTGGGCGGCCTGGCGCGCGCGATTGCGCACGCCCACCGCCGCGGCCTCGGTGCGCGCGCGCTCCATGTAGCCCCGGAAGACGGCCAGCCACTCCCGCCAGTCGTCCAGCGGCAGGTGCGCCACGAGGGCATCGGCCGCGTCCAGGTGCGCGATGGAGACGTCCAGCACCTTCTCCGCCTCGCCGTCGCAGTAGAGGGCGCGGGCGAACGCGGAGGGCTCCTCCGCCTCGCGCAGCTCAGGCCGGGCGGAGAGGACGTGCCCCACCACCAGCGAGGGGCCGCGCTCGCGCAGGTCCTTGCGCCAGTCCTTGAGGTCGTCCCAGTAGTACGAGGCCATGTCGAAGTGCTCGATCGACTTCGCCAGCGCCTCCACGTTGCTCTGGTCGCCCGCCAGCGCGGCCATCCCGTGCACCACGATGGCGGCGAAGGGAAACTTCCCCTCGGCGATGCGCACGGACATCTCGCGGGTTACCAGTGAGCGGTCCTCGCCGCCGGTGCGCAGCCTGCGCTCCAGCCCGCAGGCGCGGGTGTACAGGGCAAAGGTCTCGCGGAAGCGGTCCCAGAAGGGCGAGTCCGCGGGAAAGAGCCCCTGGAAGAGGCGGTACGCCTCGAACTGCATGGCCACGGCGCGCAGGTAGAGCTGGCCGTGGTCGTAGTTCTTGTGGCCGTCCACGATCTTGTCGGCCATGAAGGCGGACTCGAAGTAGACGCGGCACGCCAGCGCGAAGCGGCTCACCGCCTCCTCGGGCACGCTCGGAAAGACCGGGTGGAGGATGAAGGGATAGGCCTGGTACAGCACTCCCTCGTTCCCCTCGATCCAGAGGAGGATGTCGTCGGGCCAGTGCCGCTGCAGCTCCAGCAGGAGCGGCTCGGCGGCGTTCCGCTTCGCGCGCAGACGGGCGACAGGGGTCATGGCTGGCTCCTTCCGGGTACGTGTGGGTGGAAGCGTCGCCGCCCTGCGCGGCCCCGCGGACCTTGGTTCCGTCTGGCGGACCGAGGCCGGCACGGGGCGCGCGGCGTCCGCGCGCTCCACCGGCCCCCGCTCCCGCCCCAGCCTTTCCAGCAGCCCCGCCGCCGCGCCGAAGCCGTCCCTCGCGCCGAACGCCGCACGCGCGGCGCGGGCACCCCGGCGCAGCGGCTCGCTCGTCATGGCTGCGCCGATCGCCCGCCGCAGCCCCTGGCCGTCCACCTCCGCGGGGACCCCCGCGCCGCAGCCGGCCCTCTCCGCCCAGTGGGTGAGGGTGACGGACTCGCTGCTCACCGGCACCAGCAGGCTGGGCACTCCGTGGGCGGCGGCGCCCAGCACGGCGGTGGTGGTGGATCCGCACACCACCGCCGCGGCGCGGGGGAGCACCAGCCCCTGCGGCACGTGCGGCTCGGCGATGAAGTTGGGCGGCAGCGGCCCGGCGGGTACGTCCATCCGCGCCGTGGAGGCCACCACCTGCACCGGCCCGCAGGCGAGCGCGTCCACCAGCCGGGGCCAGAAGCCGGGCCCGCCGAAGGAGCGCCCCGCCTGCGCGTAGACCAGCGGCGCGTCCGGCGCGGCGAAGCGGGCGCGCAGGGCGGCCCACTCGGCGGCTTCGTCGCGCGGCGGCTCCCACAGGCAGGCGCCCGCCGCGTGCACCCGCGCGGGGAAGGCGGCGAGCTCCGGCTCCAGCCGCGGCACCGTGCGCAGGAGGAAGAGGTCCCCCAGCAGCGGGTGGTCTTCCGGGCCCCACTCGCCGGGGGCGAGGCGGCAGAGCGCCCGCACCTCGTTGAGCAGGCGGAGGTTGTCCACCAGGTGGCCGTGCCGGCGCGACTCCACCTCGCGCGGGGCGGCCGCTTCGCCGCGGCGCGCGGCGGGCCACAGGTACGACGCCGTCCCCATC
It contains:
- the idi gene encoding isopentenyl-diphosphate Delta-isomerase is translated as MHGDLDGEVVLVDAHDAPVGTAGKLRAHQEGLLHRAFSVFVFDAAGSLLLQRRADGKYHSGGLWSNTCCSHPRPGEAVEDAAHRRLREEMGFDCALAGAGHFTYRAELGNGLVEHELDHVFSGVWSGVPLPDPSEVGAWRWCPVDALEAALRDYPETFTAWLPLAWHQLAPRVRPALAPLA
- a CDS encoding NHLP bacteriocin system secretion protein; protein product: MAKPDIFRKVALDRLGSPDQLDELMQVATPKGWLALTGLAALLVVAIAWSVVGSIPERIAAQAILLRSGGVYEVVAQSGGLVSDLSIRVGDTIREGQVIARLSQPELSEQVRNARSRVAELEGQYRRVGSFVDRDRQLQAASQAQRRTNLEQSIQASEATLAALTERIANEERLVQQGLMTRQNLLRSRQEHETVKERIRADRSQLVQLNVESLQAGNQKEQELLASRNQLHEAERNLEKLENDLRLQSEVTSPYTGRVLEVMAEQGGLVDRGEPIMTVSLAGKAVKNLEAVVYVPSLHGKKIKPGMEIQIVPSTVKKEEYGYLLGRVTYASDFPSTPQGMQRVLKNAQLVTALSGQDAPYEVHADLIPDAASATQYRWSSSSGPPIRIQSGTLADANIVVERRRPILLVVPQLRRFLGIGAAGPADLASRAGR
- a CDS encoding TolC family protein, with product MSNAASRFGILLLALGAGSAPLRAQQAPPGPRLTLAEVVRATLARNADIALGQWDVHAQEGTLRQARGAFDPQALASVTSERAGNPSLGNAETGPSTTQSRGLDYTAGVDWRLRPGLVLSPSLSYNRQGIDAEGAPTRNTGVARLDLLVPLGRGRGGGGLRAGERAASASLDASRGELRQLQALRVLDAVTAYWGYVAALQSLDVLRESEERARTLVGQTETLIAADARPASDRLAVQASLASKRAARLGGEGSVSSARQALVRAVGLGAESFATLPLPADSLPIAPPGGAAAVPAEEASVAEALQRRADLDAARSRVAAARASLRGSRSEAAPRVDLSVGVGYTGLESGAQFERLFSPFYASTHGFNAQVALSYALPLTRNVAAGQVMRSTAADRRASLFLDELTRQIALDAALAAESLRRAVEELEISREAVRLHRLSVESENEKFKLGTSTLLEVIQVEDGRTGALLGWIGTRRRYAVAVAQLRFHTGALLGDGDGEAAADPERITSWAPAAPRQ